A region from the Enterobacter roggenkampii genome encodes:
- the yciH gene encoding stress response translation initiation inhibitor YciH — protein sequence MTDSNSRLVYSTESGRIDEPKAKVERPRGDGIVRIQRQTSGRKGKGVCVISGIDLDDAELTKLAAELKKKCGCGGAVKDGIIEIQGDKRDLIKSLLEAKGMKVKLAGG from the coding sequence ATGACCGATTCCAACAGCCGTCTGGTCTACTCAACCGAGAGCGGGCGTATCGACGAACCGAAAGCCAAAGTGGAACGTCCGAGGGGGGACGGTATCGTGCGCATTCAGCGTCAGACCAGCGGACGTAAGGGGAAAGGGGTCTGCGTTATTTCCGGTATTGATCTGGATGATGCTGAACTGACAAAGCTGGCTGCCGAACTGAAAAAGAAATGTGGATGCGGCGGGGCCGTGAAGGACGGCATTATCGAAATCCAGGGTGATAAACGTGATTTAATTAAATCACTGCTCGAAGCCAAAGGCATGAAAGTCAAACTGGCAGGCGGCTAA
- the pyrF gene encoding orotidine-5'-phosphate decarboxylase — translation MTSVTSSTSRVITDSPVVVALDYNKRDAALAFVDGIDPRDCRLKVGKEMFTLFGPQIVRDLQQRGFDVFLDLKFHDIPNTTAHAVAAAAELGVWMVNVHASGGARMMTAAREALLPFGNDAPLLIAVTVLTSMDENDLRDLGVTLSPAEHAERLARLTQQCGLDGVVCSAQEAVRFKSALGQDFKLVTPGIRPAGSDVGDQRRIMTPEQALAAGVDYMVIGRPVTQSANPAETLKAINASLNKGA, via the coding sequence ATGACGTCTGTTACATCCTCCACTTCCCGCGTAATTACGGATTCTCCTGTTGTTGTTGCGCTTGATTACAATAAGCGTGACGCTGCACTGGCGTTCGTCGACGGTATCGACCCTCGCGATTGCCGCCTGAAAGTTGGCAAAGAGATGTTCACGCTGTTTGGACCGCAAATCGTTCGCGATCTGCAACAGCGCGGCTTTGACGTTTTCCTCGACCTCAAATTCCATGATATTCCGAACACCACGGCCCACGCCGTTGCTGCAGCCGCCGAGCTGGGCGTATGGATGGTCAACGTCCATGCGTCGGGTGGGGCAAGAATGATGACCGCTGCCCGTGAGGCGCTCCTGCCGTTCGGTAACGACGCGCCGCTGCTTATCGCCGTCACCGTGCTGACCAGTATGGACGAAAATGATTTACGCGACCTTGGCGTGACGTTGTCACCTGCGGAACATGCCGAACGTCTCGCGCGTCTGACGCAGCAGTGCGGCCTGGATGGCGTAGTCTGCTCCGCGCAGGAAGCGGTACGTTTCAAATCAGCGCTGGGCCAGGATTTTAAACTCGTTACGCCGGGGATCCGTCCTGCGGGCAGCGACGTGGGCGATCAGCGTCGCATCATGACGCCTGAGCAGGCGCTGGCGGCGGGCGTTGACTATATGGTTATCGGGCGTCCGGTGACGCAGTCTGCAAACCCGGCAGAGACGCTTAAGGCTATCAACGCATCGCTGAACAAGGGGGCGTAA
- the lapB gene encoding lipopolysaccharide assembly protein LapB, which yields MLELLFLLLPVAAAYGWYMGRRSAQQTKQDEANRLSRDYVAGVNFLLSNQQDKAVDLFLDMLKEDTGTVEAHLTLGNLFRSRGEVDRAIRIHQTLMESASLTYDQRLLAVQQLGRDYMAAGLYDRAEDMFAQLVDETDFRIGALQQLLQIYQATSDWQKAIDTAERLVKLGKDKQRVEIAHFYCELALQQMGNDDMDKAMALLKKGAAADRNSARISIMMGRVFMANGDYAKAVESLLRVIDQDKELVSETLEMLQTCYQQLDKREEWVAFLRRCVEENTGATAELMLADVVEQYEGGDTAQVYITRQLQRHPTMRVFHKLMDYHLNDAEEGRAKESLMVLRDMVGEQVRSKPRYRCQKCGFTAYTLYWHCPSCRAWSTIKPIRGLDGQ from the coding sequence ATGCTGGAGTTGTTGTTTCTGCTTTTGCCTGTCGCCGCAGCCTATGGCTGGTATATGGGCCGCAGAAGTGCGCAACAAACAAAACAGGATGAGGCCAACCGGCTCTCCCGCGACTACGTTGCGGGGGTGAACTTCCTCCTGAGCAATCAGCAGGACAAAGCGGTAGACCTGTTCCTCGACATGCTGAAAGAGGACACGGGGACCGTTGAAGCCCATCTTACCCTGGGGAACCTGTTCCGCTCGCGCGGCGAGGTTGACCGCGCCATTCGTATTCACCAGACCCTGATGGAAAGCGCCTCGCTGACCTACGATCAACGACTGCTGGCCGTACAGCAGTTGGGACGAGATTACATGGCTGCGGGGCTGTACGATCGCGCGGAAGATATGTTCGCACAGTTGGTGGATGAAACAGATTTCCGCATCGGCGCGCTGCAGCAGCTCCTGCAGATATATCAGGCCACCAGCGACTGGCAGAAAGCCATTGATACGGCTGAACGTCTGGTAAAGCTGGGTAAAGATAAGCAGCGCGTTGAGATCGCCCATTTCTACTGTGAGCTTGCCCTTCAGCAGATGGGCAATGACGACATGGACAAAGCCATGGCGTTGCTGAAGAAAGGTGCCGCCGCGGACCGCAACAGCGCCCGTATCTCCATCATGATGGGGCGCGTTTTTATGGCGAATGGCGACTACGCCAAAGCCGTTGAAAGCCTGCTGCGGGTTATCGACCAGGACAAAGAGCTGGTCAGTGAAACGCTGGAAATGCTGCAAACCTGCTATCAACAGCTGGACAAGCGGGAAGAGTGGGTGGCATTTCTGCGTCGCTGCGTGGAAGAGAATACCGGCGCAACCGCGGAACTGATGCTTGCTGACGTTGTTGAGCAGTATGAGGGGGGCGACACCGCGCAGGTCTATATCACCCGACAGCTTCAGCGTCATCCGACCATGCGGGTCTTCCATAAGCTGATGGATTACCACCTGAACGACGCGGAAGAAGGGCGCGCGAAAGAGAGCCTGATGGTGCTTCGCGACATGGTTGGCGAGCAGGTGCGCAGCAAACCGCGCTACCGTTGCCAGAAGTGTGGTTTTACCGCCTACACGCTCTACTGGCATTGTCCGTCCTGCCGGGCCTGGTCCACCATCAAGCCCATCCGCGGCCTGGACGGGCAGTAA
- a CDS encoding LapA family protein, whose amino-acid sequence MKYLLIFLLVLAIFVISVTLGAQNDQQVTFNYLLAQGEYRVSSLLAVLFAAGFAIGWLVCGLFWLKVRVSLARAERKIKRLEHHIAPASDMPESSGVPVVKE is encoded by the coding sequence GTGAAATATTTACTCATTTTCTTACTGGTATTGGCGATTTTTGTCATTTCAGTCACATTGGGTGCACAAAACGATCAGCAGGTGACGTTTAACTATCTGCTGGCTCAGGGCGAGTATCGCGTGTCGAGCCTGCTCGCGGTCTTATTTGCTGCAGGCTTTGCCATTGGCTGGCTGGTTTGCGGTTTGTTCTGGTTAAAAGTCCGTGTTTCGCTTGCGCGCGCTGAACGTAAAATCAAACGACTCGAACATCACATTGCGCCTGCGTCCGACATGCCGGAAAGCTCTGGCGTGCCGGTCGTGAAGGAATAA
- the pgpB gene encoding phosphatidylglycerophosphatase B encodes MHSIARRTAAGAAILLIMPLAVWLSGWMWQPGQNATWLKTLYWITETVTQPWGVITHVLLCAWFLWCLRFRLRAALMLFAILGGAILIGQGVKSWVKDRVQEPRPFVVWLEKTHHVPVDEFYTLKRKDRGALVKEQLAEQQDIPKFLRKHWQKETGFAFPSGHTMFAASWALLGVGLLWPRRRTVTIVILLVWATGVMGSRLLLGMHWPRDLVVATLISWMLVMLATWLAERFCGPLTPPPEEKEEIAERDQTDA; translated from the coding sequence ATGCATTCAATCGCCAGACGTACGGCAGCAGGTGCGGCCATTTTACTGATTATGCCTTTGGCCGTATGGCTTTCAGGGTGGATGTGGCAGCCCGGGCAGAACGCCACGTGGCTGAAAACGTTATACTGGATTACGGAAACGGTCACCCAGCCCTGGGGAGTTATCACTCACGTCCTCCTGTGCGCCTGGTTTCTGTGGTGCCTGCGCTTTCGTCTGCGCGCGGCGCTAATGCTCTTTGCGATCCTCGGCGGCGCTATCCTTATCGGTCAGGGCGTAAAATCCTGGGTGAAAGATCGCGTTCAGGAGCCGCGTCCTTTTGTCGTCTGGCTGGAAAAAACGCACCATGTTCCGGTGGATGAGTTCTACACTTTAAAGCGTAAAGATCGTGGAGCACTGGTGAAAGAACAGCTTGCGGAACAGCAGGATATCCCGAAATTCTTGCGTAAACACTGGCAGAAAGAGACCGGGTTCGCGTTTCCCTCCGGCCACACCATGTTTGCGGCCAGCTGGGCGCTGCTGGGGGTTGGGCTGCTTTGGCCTAGACGTCGAACGGTCACCATCGTGATTTTACTGGTCTGGGCGACGGGAGTGATGGGCAGCCGCTTATTGCTGGGGATGCACTGGCCACGGGACCTGGTCGTCGCCACGCTCATCTCGTGGATGCTGGTTATGCTGGCGACCTGGCTGGCTGAACGATTCTGCGGCCCGCTAACGCCACCGCCGGAAGAGAAAGAAGAAATAGCCGAAAGGGACCAAACGGACGCCTGA
- the ribA gene encoding GTP cyclohydrolase II, producing MQLKRVAEAKLPTPWGDFLMVGFEELATGQDHVALVYGDISGQTPVLSRVHSECLTGDALFSLRCDCGFQLEAALSHIAEEGRGVLLYHRQEGRNIGLLNKIRAYALQDQGYDTVEANHQLGFAADERDFTLCADMFKLLGVDEVRLLTNNPKKVEILTEAGINIVERVPLIVGRNPKNAHYLDTKAAKMGHLLKE from the coding sequence ATGCAGCTTAAACGTGTGGCAGAAGCCAAACTGCCAACCCCATGGGGCGATTTCCTGATGGTGGGTTTTGAAGAACTGGCAACCGGACAGGATCATGTCGCACTGGTGTATGGCGACATTTCAGGGCAGACGCCGGTGCTGTCCCGCGTCCATTCAGAGTGTCTCACCGGCGACGCGCTGTTCAGCCTGCGCTGTGATTGCGGTTTCCAGCTGGAAGCGGCCCTTTCTCACATTGCTGAAGAAGGCCGCGGCGTGCTGCTTTATCACCGTCAGGAAGGGCGTAACATTGGTTTGCTGAATAAAATTCGCGCCTACGCGCTTCAGGACCAGGGCTACGATACGGTTGAAGCCAACCATCAGCTCGGTTTTGCCGCTGACGAACGTGACTTCACCTTATGCGCCGATATGTTCAAGCTGCTGGGCGTAGACGAAGTTCGTCTGCTGACCAATAACCCGAAAAAAGTGGAAATCCTGACCGAAGCCGGGATCAACATCGTTGAACGTGTACCGCTGATTGTCGGCCGTAACCCGAAAAATGCCCACTACCTTGATACCAAAGCCGCCAAAATGGGCCATCTGCTGAAAGAGTGA
- the acnA gene encoding aconitate hydratase AcnA has product MSLTLREASKDTLQAENKTWHYYSLPLAARTLGDISRLPKSLKVLLENLLRWQDGESVTLDDIQALAGWLEKAHADREIAYRPARVLMQDFTGVPAVVDLAAMREAVKRLGGDTAKVNPLSPVDLVIDHSVTVDHFGDDDAFGENVRLEMERNHERYVFLKWGQQAFSRFSVVPPGTGICHQVNLEYLGKAVWSELQDKEWVAYPDTLVGTDSHTTMINGLGVLGWGVGGIEAEAAMLGQPVSMLIPDVVGFKLTGKLSEGITATDLVLTVTQMLRKHGVVGKFVEFYGDGLDSLPLADRATIANMAPEYGATCGFFPIDDVTLEYMRLSGRSEEQVALVEAYTKAQGMWRNPGDEPVFTSTLELDMGSVEASLAGPKRPQDRVALTDVPKAFADSNALEVNVAQKDHRPVDYVLNGHQYQLPDGAVVIAAITSCTNTSNPSVLMAAGLLAKKAVELGLKPQPWVKASLAPGSKVVSDYLAQAKLTPYLDELGFNLVGYGCTTCIGNSGPLPEPIETAIKQGDLTVGAVLSGNRNFEGRIHPLVKTNWLASPPLVVAYALAGNMNINLVTDPIGHDRKNDPVYLKDIWPSSREIALAVEKVSTEMFRKEYAEVFEGTPEWKAINVAGSDTYGWQDDSTYIRLSPFFDEMQAEPAPLKDIHGARILAMLGDSVTTDHISPAGSIKADSPAGRYLQSRGVERRDFNSYGSRRGNHEVMMRGTFANIRIRNEMVPGVEGGMTRHLPGTEVVSIYDAAVKYQQEGTPLAVIAGKEYGSGSSRDWAAKGPRLLGVRVVIAESFERIHRSNLIGMGILPLEFPQGVTRKTLGLTGEEQIDISGLQNLQPGKTVPLTLTRADGKTEVLDCRCRIDTATELTYYQNDGILHYVIRKMLD; this is encoded by the coding sequence ATGTCGTTAACCCTACGCGAAGCCAGTAAGGATACGTTACAGGCAGAAAATAAAACCTGGCACTACTACAGCCTGCCGCTGGCTGCCAGAACGCTTGGGGACATTTCGCGTTTACCCAAGTCCTTGAAAGTTTTACTTGAAAATCTTTTGCGCTGGCAGGACGGTGAATCCGTCACGCTCGATGATATCCAGGCGCTGGCAGGGTGGCTTGAGAAGGCCCATGCCGACAGAGAAATCGCCTACCGCCCGGCAAGGGTGCTGATGCAGGACTTTACCGGTGTTCCGGCCGTGGTTGATTTAGCCGCGATGCGCGAAGCCGTGAAGCGTCTCGGCGGAGATACGGCAAAGGTTAACCCGCTTTCCCCCGTTGACCTCGTCATTGACCACTCCGTGACCGTTGACCACTTCGGTGATGACGATGCCTTTGGTGAAAACGTTCGTCTCGAGATGGAGCGTAACCACGAGCGCTACGTCTTCCTGAAGTGGGGACAGCAGGCGTTCAGCCGGTTTAGCGTGGTCCCGCCAGGCACCGGCATTTGTCACCAGGTAAACCTTGAATATCTGGGTAAAGCCGTCTGGAGCGAATTGCAGGATAAAGAGTGGGTCGCCTATCCGGACACGCTGGTGGGTACGGACTCCCATACCACCATGATCAACGGTCTGGGGGTACTGGGGTGGGGCGTCGGCGGTATTGAAGCGGAAGCCGCCATGCTCGGCCAGCCGGTATCCATGCTTATTCCGGATGTGGTGGGCTTCAAGCTCACCGGAAAACTGTCTGAAGGCATTACCGCCACCGACCTGGTGCTGACCGTCACCCAGATGCTGCGCAAGCATGGTGTGGTAGGCAAGTTTGTCGAATTCTACGGTGACGGACTGGATTCACTGCCGCTGGCCGACCGCGCCACCATTGCCAATATGGCGCCGGAATACGGTGCCACCTGCGGCTTTTTCCCCATTGACGACGTCACGCTGGAGTACATGCGCCTAAGCGGCCGCAGCGAAGAGCAGGTCGCGCTGGTGGAAGCGTACACCAAAGCGCAGGGCATGTGGCGCAATCCGGGCGATGAGCCTGTTTTCACCAGCACGCTTGAACTCGATATGGGAAGCGTCGAAGCGAGCCTCGCGGGGCCGAAACGCCCGCAGGACAGGGTTGCGCTGACCGACGTGCCGAAAGCGTTTGCCGACAGCAATGCCCTTGAAGTGAACGTGGCGCAGAAAGACCATCGTCCCGTCGACTATGTTCTGAACGGACATCAGTATCAGCTTCCGGACGGCGCGGTTGTGATTGCCGCGATTACTTCCTGCACCAACACGTCCAACCCCAGCGTATTAATGGCGGCCGGTCTGCTGGCTAAGAAAGCGGTAGAGCTTGGGCTAAAACCTCAACCGTGGGTTAAGGCCTCGCTGGCACCGGGCTCCAAAGTGGTGTCGGATTACCTGGCTCAGGCCAAACTGACGCCGTACCTGGACGAGCTGGGCTTTAACCTCGTGGGCTACGGCTGTACGACCTGTATTGGTAATTCCGGGCCTCTGCCTGAACCTATCGAAACGGCGATCAAGCAGGGTGACCTGACGGTCGGCGCCGTACTGTCCGGTAACCGAAACTTTGAAGGGCGCATTCACCCGCTGGTGAAAACCAACTGGCTTGCTTCGCCGCCGCTAGTGGTGGCTTATGCCCTGGCCGGGAACATGAATATCAACCTGGTGACCGATCCGATTGGTCACGATCGTAAGAATGATCCTGTCTATCTGAAAGATATCTGGCCTTCTTCACGTGAAATCGCGCTGGCCGTTGAGAAGGTTTCTACCGAGATGTTCCGCAAAGAGTACGCGGAGGTCTTTGAAGGCACGCCGGAATGGAAAGCCATCAACGTTGCAGGTTCGGATACCTATGGCTGGCAGGATGACTCGACCTATATTCGTCTGTCGCCGTTTTTTGATGAGATGCAGGCCGAGCCGGCGCCGCTTAAGGATATTCACGGCGCGCGTATCCTGGCCATGCTGGGGGATTCCGTCACGACGGACCATATCTCTCCGGCGGGGAGCATCAAAGCCGATAGCCCGGCAGGCCGCTATCTGCAAAGCCGGGGTGTCGAACGCCGCGATTTTAACTCCTACGGTTCGCGCCGCGGTAACCATGAAGTCATGATGCGCGGGACCTTTGCCAACATCCGCATTCGTAACGAAATGGTGCCGGGCGTGGAAGGGGGCATGACGCGCCATCTGCCGGGGACGGAAGTCGTGTCGATTTATGATGCGGCGGTCAAATACCAACAGGAAGGGACGCCGCTGGCGGTGATTGCCGGGAAAGAGTACGGTTCCGGCTCCAGCCGCGACTGGGCGGCGAAAGGCCCGCGCCTGCTTGGCGTTCGGGTGGTCATCGCCGAATCGTTCGAACGTATTCACCGTTCGAATCTGATCGGCATGGGGATCCTGCCGCTTGAGTTCCCGCAGGGCGTGACGCGTAAAACGCTGGGCCTGACCGGGGAAGAGCAGATTGATATTAGCGGCCTGCAAAACCTGCAGCCGGGTAAAACGGTGCCGCTAACGTTAACGCGGGCAGACGGGAAAACCGAGGTGCTGGATTGTCGGTGCCGTATTGACACGGCAACCGAGCTGACCTACTACCAGAACGACGGCATTTTACATTACGTGATTCGTAAGATGCTGGATTGA
- the ymiC gene encoding small membrane protein YmiC, whose amino-acid sequence MNNMTSHKYWSWIGVFTVSILFWSQLIWLALH is encoded by the coding sequence ATGAATAACATGACGTCTCACAAATACTGGTCGTGGATCGGCGTTTTTACCGTGTCGATTCTGTTCTGGAGTCAGCTCATCTGGCTGGCGCTCCACTAA
- a CDS encoding YmiA family putative membrane protein yields the protein MRLAMPSGSEEPQRDPALKRKAWLAVFLVSALFWVAVALLAWRYWG from the coding sequence ATGAGGTTAGCAATGCCTTCAGGAAGTGAAGAACCGCAAAGGGATCCTGCGCTCAAGCGTAAAGCCTGGCTGGCGGTCTTTCTCGTCTCCGCCTTGTTTTGGGTGGCTGTTGCTCTCCTGGCCTGGAGATATTGGGGTTAA
- the cysB gene encoding HTH-type transcriptional regulator CysB: MKLQQLRYIVEVVNHNLNVSSTAEGLYTSQPGISKQVRMLEDELGIQIFARSGKHLTQVTPAGQEIIRIAREVLSKVDAIKSVAGEHTWPDKGSLYIATTHTQARYALPGVIKGFIERYPRVSLHMHQGSPTQIAEAVSKGNADFAIATEALHLYDDLVMLPCYHWNRSIVVTPDHPLAGKGSVTIEELAQYPLVTYTFGFTGRSELDTAFNRAGLTPRIVFTATDADVIKTYVRLGLGVGVIASMAVDPVSDPDLVRLDAHDVFSHSTTKIGFRRSTFLRSYMYDFIQRFAPHLTRDVVDTAVALRSNEDIEEMFKDIKLPEK; this comes from the coding sequence ATGAAATTACAGCAGCTTCGTTATATCGTTGAGGTGGTGAATCATAACCTTAACGTCTCTTCTACCGCCGAGGGGCTATATACCTCGCAACCGGGCATCAGCAAACAAGTTCGTATGCTGGAGGATGAGTTAGGCATTCAGATCTTCGCCCGCAGCGGTAAGCATCTCACTCAGGTGACGCCTGCAGGGCAGGAAATCATCCGCATTGCGCGTGAAGTCCTCTCTAAAGTCGATGCGATCAAGTCTGTGGCGGGGGAGCATACCTGGCCGGATAAAGGCTCGCTGTATATTGCTACGACGCATACTCAGGCGCGCTATGCGCTACCCGGCGTGATCAAAGGCTTTATCGAGCGTTATCCTCGCGTCTCGTTGCATATGCACCAGGGCTCGCCAACGCAAATCGCTGAAGCCGTCTCTAAGGGGAATGCAGACTTTGCCATCGCCACCGAAGCGCTTCACCTGTATGACGATCTGGTGATGCTCCCGTGCTACCACTGGAACCGTTCTATTGTGGTGACCCCCGATCACCCCCTGGCGGGTAAAGGGTCGGTCACTATCGAAGAGTTGGCCCAGTATCCTCTGGTGACCTATACGTTTGGCTTTACCGGCCGGTCCGAGCTTGATACGGCATTTAACCGGGCAGGGTTAACGCCGCGCATTGTCTTTACCGCGACCGATGCCGACGTGATTAAGACCTATGTCCGGCTTGGATTGGGCGTGGGCGTCATCGCCAGCATGGCGGTCGATCCGGTGTCAGACCCTGACCTGGTGCGTCTTGATGCGCACGACGTTTTCAGCCATAGCACCACAAAAATTGGGTTCCGCCGCAGCACCTTCCTGCGCAGCTATATGTATGATTTTATTCAGCGCTTTGCCCCTCATTTAACGCGTGACGTGGTGGATACCGCCGTGGCATTACGCTCAAATGAAGATATTGAAGAGATGTTTAAAGACATCAAACTCCCCGAAAAATAA